A single region of the Malaclemys terrapin pileata isolate rMalTer1 chromosome 2, rMalTer1.hap1, whole genome shotgun sequence genome encodes:
- the LOC128831818 gene encoding phosphoglycerate mutase 2 — MSTHRLVIVRHGESTWNQENRFCGWFDADLSEKGAEEARCGAQALREAGYEFDICYTSVLKRAIRTLWAILDGIDQMWLPVVRTWHLNERHYGGLTGLNKAETAARHGEEQVKIWRRSYDIPPPPMDEQHPYYQVISKERRYAGLKPGELPTCESLKDTIARALPFWNEEIVPQIKAGKRVLIAAHGNSLRGIVKHLEGMSDAAIMELNLPTGIPIVYELDKSLKPTKPMQFLGDEETVRKAMEAVAAQGKVQK, encoded by the exons ATGTCAACCCACCGGCTGGTGATCGTGCGCCATGGCGAAAGTACCTGGAACCAGGAGAACCGCTTCTGTGGCTGGTTTGACGCTGACCTGAGCgagaagggggcagaggaggcGCGGTGCGGGGCCCAGGCCCTCCGGGAGGCAGGCTACGAGTTCGACATCTGCTACACCTCGGTGCTCAAGAGGGCAATCCGCACCCTCTGGGCCATCCTGGATGGCATCGACCAGATGTGGCTGCCCGTGGTGCGCACCTGGCACCTCAATGAGCGCCACTATGGGGGCCTGACCGGCCTCAACAAGGCCGAGACCGCCGCCCGGCACGGCGAGGAGCAGGTGAAGATCTGGCGGCGCTCCTAtgacattccccctccccccatggacgAGCAGCACCCCTACTACCAGGTCATCAGCAAG GAGAGGCGCTACGCAGGCCTGAAGCCAGGGGAGCTGCCCACGTGTGAGAGCCTCAAAGACACCATCGCCCGCGCCCTGCCATTCTGGAACGAGGAGATTGTCCCCCAGATCAAAGCCGGCAAGAGGGTGCTGATCGCCGCCCATGGGAACAGCCTGCGCGGCATCGTCAAGCACCTGGAGG GGATGTCTGACGCCGCCATCATGGAGCTGAACCTGCCGACCGGGATCCCCATCGTGTACGAGCTGGACAAGAGCCTGAAGCCCACCAAGCCCATGCAGTTCCTGGGTGACGAGGAGACCGTGCGCAAGGCCATGGAGGCTGTGGCGGCCCAGGGCAAGGTCCAGAAgtga